In Dissulfurirhabdus thermomarina, one genomic interval encodes:
- a CDS encoding radical SAM protein: MPPHSDEPAPATAAGAPEVWGYIAEVFRRDLHLFERAGGWVAYGTTSGVLRRVPSRHAEALHALCDPGQALAPAWDGPLRAPETREWLLELFGEVYRRRVVEQPLTSPVSVQLVLAEACNLRCTYCYGAYYERRPRRALMPPEVARRAVDFAVALGAKDIGLFGGEPLLNLPAIRAVLDHARAAGHDLAYGMTTNATLVTDDIAAMLAAHGVRVSVSIDGPPEVHDLTRPHPDGRGSFDDVLAGIRRLERHRCLDMLEMTYSRRHPPELKPILAYLAGFTGRLSCTCVEGRQSARFADDIVSGDRLRRYYAEMLDFFFETRARGEDIAIGGINELIEAVTAPTRIRRAYLCSGIMNRIAIGPDGTVYPCPETMQPAYAMGNVMEAPSPAAFEARRREVLDRLRKGNLARKWFANLTDVCAARLAPRRHGGWDLEDETAIGLALEDVLYRIAATGPGLTAA; encoded by the coding sequence GTGCCCCCGCATTCCGACGAACCGGCACCGGCCACGGCCGCCGGGGCCCCCGAGGTCTGGGGATACATCGCCGAAGTCTTCCGGCGGGACCTCCATCTCTTTGAAAGGGCGGGCGGGTGGGTGGCCTACGGAACCACGAGCGGTGTCCTGCGCCGGGTGCCCTCCCGCCATGCGGAGGCGCTCCACGCCCTCTGCGACCCCGGCCAAGCGCTCGCCCCGGCATGGGACGGCCCCCTCCGGGCCCCGGAGACCCGGGAGTGGCTGCTGGAGCTCTTCGGCGAAGTCTACCGGCGCCGGGTCGTCGAACAACCCCTGACGTCCCCGGTCTCCGTCCAGCTCGTCCTCGCCGAGGCCTGCAACCTCCGGTGCACCTATTGCTACGGTGCCTACTATGAAAGGCGCCCCCGCCGAGCCCTGATGCCCCCGGAGGTCGCCCGCCGCGCCGTGGACTTCGCCGTGGCCCTGGGCGCGAAGGATATCGGCCTCTTCGGCGGGGAGCCCCTCCTGAACCTCCCGGCCATCCGCGCCGTGCTCGATCACGCGCGGGCCGCCGGCCATGACCTGGCCTACGGGATGACCACCAACGCCACCCTGGTGACCGACGACATCGCGGCCATGCTGGCGGCCCACGGCGTCCGCGTATCGGTGAGCATCGACGGCCCCCCGGAGGTCCACGACCTGACCCGGCCCCACCCGGACGGCCGGGGCAGCTTCGACGACGTCCTGGCGGGCATCCGCCGCCTCGAGCGCCACCGCTGCCTGGACATGCTGGAGATGACGTACAGCCGCCGCCATCCGCCGGAGCTGAAACCCATCCTGGCCTACCTGGCGGGCTTCACCGGCCGCCTGAGCTGCACCTGCGTGGAGGGCCGGCAGAGCGCCCGCTTCGCGGACGACATCGTGAGCGGCGACCGGCTCCGGCGCTATTACGCCGAGATGCTGGACTTCTTCTTCGAGACCCGGGCCCGCGGCGAGGACATCGCCATCGGCGGCATCAACGAACTGATCGAGGCCGTCACGGCCCCCACCCGGATCCGCCGCGCCTACCTCTGCAGCGGCATCATGAACCGGATCGCCATCGGCCCGGACGGCACCGTCTATCCCTGCCCGGAGACCATGCAGCCCGCCTACGCCATGGGAAACGTCATGGAGGCCCCCTCGCCCGCCGCCTTCGAGGCCCGGCGCCGCGAGGTCCTCGACCGTCTCCGGAAGGGCAACCTCGCCCGGAAGTGGTTCGCCAACCTGACCGACGTCTGCGCCGCCCGCCTGGCCCCGAGACGGCACGGCGGCTGGGACCTCGAAGACGAGACGGCCATCGGCCTGGCCCTGGAAGACGTCCTCTACCGGATCGCCGCCACCGGCCCCGGCCTCACCGCTGCCTGA
- a CDS encoding RsmE family RNA methyltransferase yields the protein MHPRFFLLPEGTRPGPDGTVALAGEEAVHLRRVLRLREGDRVHLADGTGWRAPARVRRIGAGRGNGPRVVLELAGPAEEVDDLVPVHLLVAVLKKEAMDWLVQKAAELGAARLQPVVTARTVVRLDSSRAGARLERWRGLARQALKQCRGGRVTEVAPVAPLEAALAACAGLPGRFFLWEGGGRPLARAWAELGRPLPCAVLVGPEGGFEAGEAARVEAAGFVPAGLGPRILRGETAAVAALAVLAGLRGGGAGP from the coding sequence ATGCATCCCCGGTTCTTCCTCCTCCCCGAGGGGACGCGCCCGGGCCCGGACGGCACGGTGGCGCTCGCCGGGGAGGAGGCGGTGCATCTGCGGCGGGTGCTCCGCCTCCGGGAGGGGGACCGGGTGCATCTCGCCGACGGCACGGGCTGGCGCGCCCCGGCTCGGGTTCGCCGCATCGGGGCCGGGAGGGGGAACGGGCCCCGGGTGGTCCTGGAGCTGGCCGGGCCGGCGGAGGAGGTGGACGACCTCGTCCCGGTCCACCTCTTGGTCGCCGTTCTCAAGAAGGAGGCCATGGACTGGCTCGTCCAGAAGGCCGCCGAGCTGGGGGCGGCCCGCCTCCAGCCGGTGGTGACGGCGCGCACCGTGGTCCGGCTCGACTCGAGCCGGGCCGGGGCCCGGCTGGAGCGGTGGCGGGGGCTGGCCCGCCAGGCCCTCAAGCAGTGCCGGGGGGGGCGGGTCACCGAGGTGGCCCCGGTGGCGCCGCTGGAGGCGGCTCTCGCCGCCTGCGCCGGGCTCCCCGGGCGCTTCTTCCTGTGGGAGGGCGGGGGGCGGCCCCTGGCCCGGGCCTGGGCGGAGTTGGGGCGGCCCTTGCCGTGCGCGGTGCTCGTGGGCCCGGAAGGCGGGTTCGAGGCGGGCGAGGCCGCCCGGGTCGAGGCGGCGGGGTTCGTGCCGGCCGGCCTCGGTCCCCGCATCCTCCGCGGCGAGACGGCGGCCGTGGCCGCCCTGGCCGTGCTGGCCGGGTTGCGCGGCGGCGGGGCGGGGCCGTGA
- a CDS encoding B12-binding domain-containing radical SAM protein, translating to MKDVLLVNPPMWSPSAQAAFNGLCPPLGLGYLAASLLEAGATVEIVDLAVAPEPRAALARALERTRPRLVGITSISQNYDLALEAARAARALAPEALVVMGGPHASYCWREVLSNREVDVVVCFEGERTIVELLRAVDAGRRGAAAALAETAGIAWRDGEAAVQTPARPPETDLDRLPHPARHLLPMARYGRPGNIMTSRGCPMKCIFCISSTYEGNYRPRGAEDVLAELEELRFVWGLRDLYFIDNVFTVDADRVRAICRGIVEAELEIRFDCVSRANLVTEELVGWLRAAGCQRVEIGVESGSQEVIEQLRKGITLDQVRRAAEITLGQGLTPMFTFQVGAPFDTPETLEATHRLAAELRAKGAVTFFSIMTPFPGTPLALEAEALGVRIHARAWRDYRTSNPISETRCLSRNDLRRALYRETLAQLQEGIAPGMGLS from the coding sequence GTGAAGGATGTCCTCCTGGTCAACCCCCCCATGTGGTCGCCCAGCGCCCAGGCGGCCTTCAACGGGCTGTGCCCCCCGCTGGGGCTCGGCTACCTCGCCGCGAGCCTCCTCGAGGCGGGGGCCACGGTGGAGATCGTGGACCTGGCCGTGGCCCCGGAGCCCCGGGCGGCGCTCGCCCGGGCCCTGGAGCGGACGCGCCCGCGCCTGGTGGGCATCACCTCCATCTCGCAGAACTACGACCTGGCGCTCGAGGCGGCGCGGGCGGCCCGTGCGCTGGCCCCGGAGGCCCTGGTCGTCATGGGCGGCCCGCATGCCTCCTATTGCTGGCGGGAGGTGCTCTCCAACCGGGAGGTGGACGTCGTCGTTTGCTTCGAGGGGGAGCGGACCATCGTGGAGTTGCTCCGGGCCGTGGATGCCGGGCGGCGGGGCGCGGCGGCCGCCCTGGCCGAGACGGCCGGCATCGCCTGGCGGGACGGGGAGGCGGCCGTTCAGACCCCGGCCCGGCCGCCCGAGACCGATCTCGACCGGCTGCCTCATCCGGCCCGGCACCTCCTGCCCATGGCCCGGTACGGCCGGCCCGGCAACATCATGACCAGCCGGGGATGCCCCATGAAGTGCATCTTCTGCATCTCGAGCACCTACGAGGGGAACTACCGGCCGCGCGGGGCCGAGGACGTCCTGGCCGAGCTGGAGGAGCTGCGCTTCGTCTGGGGCCTGCGGGATCTCTATTTCATCGACAACGTCTTCACGGTGGACGCGGACCGCGTGCGGGCCATCTGCCGGGGGATCGTGGAGGCGGAGCTGGAGATCCGCTTCGATTGCGTCTCCCGGGCCAACCTCGTCACGGAGGAGCTGGTGGGGTGGCTCCGGGCCGCCGGCTGCCAGCGGGTCGAGATCGGCGTGGAATCTGGTTCCCAGGAGGTCATCGAGCAGCTGCGCAAGGGGATCACGCTGGACCAGGTGCGGCGGGCCGCCGAGATCACCTTGGGACAGGGGCTTACGCCGATGTTCACCTTCCAGGTGGGCGCCCCCTTCGACACGCCGGAGACCCTGGAGGCCACGCACCGCCTGGCCGCGGAACTGCGGGCCAAGGGGGCCGTGACCTTCTTCTCCATCATGACGCCCTTCCCGGGGACCCCGCTGGCGCTGGAGGCCGAGGCGCTCGGCGTCCGCATTCATGCCCGTGCCTGGCGGGATTACCGTACCTCGAACCCCATCAGCGAGACCCGGTGCCTGTCGCGCAACGACCTGCGCCGCGCCCTCTACCGGGAGACCCTGGCCCAGCTCCAGGAGGGGATCGCCCCGGGCATGGGGCTTTCGTGA
- a CDS encoding radical SAM protein, whose translation MSRPGSIEDADVPGAARWRVVLPPGEAPPPVGEVAVRLFERGAPAWATPWAEWRFAPPAGPLVAVEVDLRCPDLLGARLLTRDGAAVAVDHACPEPGRLPAAIDLLLSVSTPAGDRVLRRASAEVPRRVQQSSAEAVRLGSAPAIEWFFLELTTACNYACTYCPRPLLTRPQGAMPFDRARAALEMIAAYRRRHPLLQNYAEARHPVFLHVMGEPLLYPRLVELLAHGRGLGLDFALVTNASLLTPEVGAALLDVGVHSVVMSLNAPDARSYAATGAGAPFDEVVRNIQAFVAERARRDAVLPRVEIQLLSSRGAEIAAGPLVETPAQVQEQLAFWSDLVRDVEAEAGAAAPAGREAATWPRALEQPPWDPAHYLPIGRHVWLVVKRACNFANALLPPGRGVRPAGTGRCLFGAPERTFCIFWDGTASFCSLDYDNEVNLGDVFEHGIEALWAGRRMSRIRDLMRRGRLPEALCRRCLGRVVPASAVPRPGRRPT comes from the coding sequence GTGAGCCGCCCCGGTTCGATCGAGGACGCCGACGTCCCGGGGGCGGCTCGCTGGCGGGTGGTGCTGCCGCCCGGGGAGGCGCCGCCTCCGGTTGGGGAGGTGGCGGTGCGCCTCTTCGAGCGGGGGGCGCCGGCCTGGGCCACGCCCTGGGCGGAGTGGCGTTTCGCCCCGCCGGCCGGTCCCCTCGTCGCCGTGGAGGTGGATCTTCGGTGCCCGGATCTGCTGGGGGCCCGGCTCCTGACCCGGGACGGCGCCGCGGTGGCCGTGGACCATGCGTGCCCGGAACCGGGGCGTCTCCCGGCGGCGATCGATCTCCTGTTGTCCGTTTCCACCCCGGCGGGGGACCGGGTCCTCCGCCGGGCGTCGGCCGAGGTACCCCGCCGGGTGCAACAGTCGTCGGCCGAGGCCGTGCGGCTGGGGTCGGCCCCTGCGATCGAGTGGTTTTTCCTCGAGCTCACCACGGCTTGCAACTATGCCTGCACCTATTGCCCGCGGCCGCTTCTGACCCGTCCCCAGGGGGCGATGCCCTTCGATCGGGCCCGTGCGGCCCTGGAGATGATCGCCGCCTACCGCCGCCGGCATCCCCTGCTCCAGAACTACGCCGAGGCCCGGCATCCCGTCTTCCTGCACGTGATGGGCGAGCCGCTGCTCTACCCGCGCCTCGTCGAGCTCCTGGCGCACGGGCGCGGGCTGGGCCTCGACTTCGCCCTGGTCACCAACGCCTCTTTGCTCACGCCCGAGGTGGGAGCCGCCCTCCTGGACGTCGGGGTCCACAGCGTGGTGATGAGTCTCAACGCGCCGGATGCCCGAAGCTACGCCGCCACCGGCGCCGGCGCCCCCTTCGACGAGGTGGTCCGCAACATCCAGGCCTTCGTGGCGGAGCGGGCGCGGCGCGACGCGGTGCTGCCGCGGGTCGAGATCCAGCTGCTCTCGTCCCGCGGGGCCGAGATCGCCGCCGGCCCCCTCGTGGAGACCCCGGCCCAGGTGCAGGAGCAGCTGGCCTTCTGGAGCGACCTCGTCCGGGACGTCGAGGCCGAGGCGGGCGCGGCCGCCCCCGCGGGGCGGGAGGCGGCTACGTGGCCCCGGGCCCTGGAGCAGCCGCCCTGGGACCCGGCCCACTACCTGCCCATCGGACGGCACGTCTGGCTGGTGGTCAAGCGGGCCTGCAACTTCGCCAACGCCCTCTTGCCGCCGGGCCGGGGCGTCCGCCCGGCCGGGACCGGCCGCTGCCTCTTCGGCGCGCCGGAGCGGACCTTCTGTATCTTTTGGGACGGCACCGCCAGCTTCTGCTCCCTCGACTACGACAACGAGGTGAACCTAGGTGACGTCTTCGAGCACGGGATCGAGGCCCTCTGGGCCGGGCGCCGCATGTCCCGCATCCGGGATCTCATGCGCCGCGGCCGGCTCCCGGAGGCCCTCTGCCGGAGATGCCTCGGCCGGGTGGTGCCCGCCTCCGCGGTGCCCCGGCCTGGAAGGAGACCGACGTGA
- a CDS encoding aldo/keto reductase: protein MGAAPPVEATSGGRARLGIRRLGRTGFRVSEIGFGAWGIGGAAAPGYGPTDDETSMAAVRLAVELGCTFFDTADSYGFGHSERLLGRALGAVRDGVFIATKAGYDFYHGPPRPNFAPAYLRWALEQSLRRLQAESVDLFQLHDPPAAVLFDPRVVAVLRALKAEGKARAVGVSAATVEDAFWALQAGWPETVQVHYHMLAPEAEALFPLAAARGVGIIAREPLANGVLTGKFGPRPRLAPGDIRARRGAAYWARATAAAARLARFCREGETPTQLALRFVLERPEVSVVVCGCKTPAQVRENLREVRRGATTSDG from the coding sequence GTGGGTGCGGCGCCCCCGGTGGAGGCCACGTCCGGCGGTCGCGCACGGCTGGGCATCCGCCGGCTCGGCCGCACCGGTTTCCGCGTCTCGGAGATCGGCTTCGGCGCCTGGGGGATCGGGGGGGCGGCGGCGCCCGGCTATGGTCCCACCGATGACGAGACCTCGATGGCCGCGGTCCGGTTGGCCGTTGAGCTCGGCTGCACTTTTTTCGACACCGCGGACAGCTACGGGTTCGGCCACAGCGAGCGGCTGCTCGGCCGGGCCCTGGGGGCCGTCCGGGACGGGGTCTTCATCGCCACCAAGGCCGGCTACGACTTCTATCACGGGCCGCCCCGGCCGAATTTCGCCCCGGCCTATCTCCGGTGGGCCCTCGAACAGAGCCTGCGCCGGTTGCAGGCCGAGTCCGTGGATCTCTTCCAGCTGCACGATCCGCCCGCGGCCGTGCTCTTCGACCCCCGTGTGGTGGCGGTGCTTCGTGCCCTCAAGGCGGAAGGCAAGGCCCGGGCCGTGGGCGTCTCCGCGGCCACCGTGGAGGACGCCTTCTGGGCCCTGCAGGCGGGCTGGCCGGAGACCGTCCAGGTGCACTACCACATGCTGGCCCCGGAGGCAGAGGCGCTCTTCCCCCTGGCGGCGGCCCGGGGGGTCGGGATCATCGCCCGGGAGCCCCTGGCCAACGGCGTGTTGACCGGGAAGTTCGGCCCCCGGCCCCGGCTGGCCCCGGGAGACATCCGGGCCCGGAGGGGGGCCGCATACTGGGCCCGGGCGACGGCTGCGGCGGCGCGGCTGGCCCGGTTTTGCCGGGAGGGGGAGACTCCTACCCAGCTGGCGTTGCGGTTCGTGCTGGAGCGGCCCGAGGTGTCGGTCGTGGTCTGCGGGTGCAAGACACCCGCCCAGGTCAGGGAAAACCTGAGGGAGGTGCGACGTGGTGCAACAACAAGCGACGGCTAG
- a CDS encoding mannose-1-phosphate guanylyltransferase yields the protein MSARRHALVLAGGTGTRLWPLSRRARPKQFLRLGGGERTLLQAAVDRVRPLVPPERLWVVAKPWMAGEVHREVPDLPEEHLLLEPCPRGTAAAVLLGALAVMGRDPEAVLAVLPSDHVVGDAAAFRRVLDAAFRWAADHPDIVAVGLRPRRPETAFGYVETAACLGTCSGVPCHRAASFHEKPGRAEAEAFLRSGRHYWNAGMALFRPGVLVETVERRAPALAAALGGLRAALGGPAAGLEAAYAALPPDSLDVALLEQADNLVVFEADFDWHDVGLWEGLREMAGRDPSGNALLGGGEAVLLDAAGLTVHVEAGRLVAALGVRDLVVAVVGEAVLVCPRDRIDDLPRLVAELERRGRGRFL from the coding sequence GTGAGCGCCCGCCGCCACGCCCTCGTCCTCGCCGGGGGGACGGGTACCCGGCTCTGGCCCCTGAGCCGCCGGGCCCGGCCGAAGCAGTTCCTTCGCCTCGGCGGGGGGGAGCGGACGCTCCTCCAGGCCGCCGTGGACCGGGTCCGGCCCCTGGTGCCCCCCGAGCGCCTCTGGGTCGTGGCCAAGCCCTGGATGGCCGGCGAGGTGCACCGCGAGGTCCCGGATCTCCCGGAGGAGCACCTCCTCCTCGAGCCCTGTCCCCGGGGGACCGCCGCCGCGGTGCTCCTCGGGGCCCTGGCGGTGATGGGGCGCGACCCGGAGGCGGTCCTGGCCGTCCTGCCCTCGGACCACGTGGTGGGAGACGCGGCGGCCTTCCGGCGGGTGCTCGATGCGGCCTTCCGGTGGGCCGCGGACCACCCGGACATCGTGGCCGTGGGCCTGCGGCCCCGGCGGCCCGAGACGGCCTTCGGCTACGTCGAGACGGCGGCGTGCCTCGGCACCTGCAGCGGCGTCCCGTGTCACCGGGCCGCCTCCTTCCACGAGAAGCCCGGCCGGGCCGAGGCCGAGGCCTTCCTGCGCTCCGGCCGGCACTATTGGAACGCGGGGATGGCGCTCTTCCGGCCCGGCGTCCTCGTCGAGACGGTGGAGCGCCGGGCGCCGGCGCTCGCCGCGGCCCTCGGGGGGCTCCGCGCCGCCCTGGGGGGGCCGGCCGCCGGGCTCGAGGCGGCCTACGCGGCCCTGCCGCCCGATTCCCTGGACGTGGCCCTCCTCGAGCAGGCGGACAACCTCGTGGTCTTCGAGGCGGACTTCGACTGGCACGACGTGGGGCTCTGGGAGGGGCTCCGCGAGATGGCGGGCCGGGACCCGTCGGGGAACGCCCTCCTGGGCGGGGGCGAGGCGGTGCTCCTCGACGCGGCGGGGCTCACGGTGCACGTGGAGGCGGGGCGGCTCGTGGCGGCCCTGGGGGTCCGGGACCTCGTGGTCGCCGTGGTGGGTGAGGCGGTCCTCGTGTGCCCGCGGGACCGGATCGACGACCTCCCGCGCCTCGTGGCCGAGCTGGAGCGGCGGGGCCGGGGGCGGTTCCTCTGA
- a CDS encoding 50S ribosomal protein L11 methyltransferase — translation MDEKNRGDEKWIELRLAVPPAHVEAVAAFLADELGRGVVTGAWIDPEAPPELADVRAYLTPAERAGGFPGRLEAFLRGLRRLYPGFPGAPPAYRELAETDWSEGWKRDFAPFRVGRRWLVRPSWAAAAPRPGDVILQIDPGRAFGTGSHATTALLLELLEAVWPAGEEGAGRPAVLDVGTGTGILAVAAARLGAAAVTAVDVDPDAVEAARKNARVNGVAAVVRVVRGSADAASGAFDLVLANIERNVLLDLAPLLAGRCRPGGRLLLSGLLAAQGGEVAAAFRAHGFRIDREARRDEWCALSLVKGA, via the coding sequence ATGGACGAGAAGAACCGCGGGGACGAAAAGTGGATCGAGCTCCGGTTGGCGGTTCCGCCGGCCCACGTGGAGGCCGTGGCCGCCTTCCTCGCCGACGAGCTCGGCCGCGGGGTGGTGACCGGGGCCTGGATCGACCCGGAGGCGCCGCCGGAGCTGGCGGACGTCCGGGCCTACCTCACCCCGGCGGAGCGGGCGGGGGGGTTCCCGGGGCGCCTCGAGGCCTTCCTCCGCGGCCTCCGGCGGCTGTACCCGGGGTTTCCCGGGGCGCCGCCGGCGTACCGGGAACTGGCGGAGACGGACTGGAGCGAGGGATGGAAGCGGGACTTCGCCCCCTTCCGGGTGGGGCGCCGCTGGCTGGTCCGTCCCTCCTGGGCCGCGGCCGCCCCCCGCCCGGGGGACGTCATCCTCCAGATCGACCCGGGCCGGGCCTTCGGGACGGGCTCCCATGCCACCACGGCCCTGCTCCTGGAGCTCCTGGAGGCGGTCTGGCCGGCCGGAGAGGAAGGCGCCGGGCGGCCGGCGGTCCTGGACGTGGGGACCGGGACGGGGATCCTCGCCGTGGCGGCGGCCCGGCTGGGGGCGGCGGCTGTCACCGCGGTGGACGTGGACCCCGACGCCGTGGAGGCCGCGCGGAAGAACGCCCGGGTCAACGGCGTGGCGGCCGTGGTCCGGGTGGTCCGGGGCTCGGCCGATGCGGCCTCCGGCGCCTTCGACCTCGTCCTCGCCAACATCGAGCGGAACGTCCTCCTGGATCTTGCGCCGCTGCTCGCCGGGCGGTGCCGTCCCGGCGGCCGGCTCCTTCTCTCGGGGCTTCTTGCGGCGCAGGGGGGCGAGGTGGCCGCCGCCTTCCGGGCGCACGGCTTCCGGATCGACCGCGAGGCCCGCCGCGACGAGTGGTGCGCCCTCTCCCTGGTGAAGGGGGCCTGA
- a CDS encoding PqqD family protein: MPAVPTPATDIWYEDEEHGAVVVMRHGLQWQLNHSAAALWSALGKPVREIVAEMQAAFPDADPDEVAFWSVAFLVEAARNGLVDFEVR, translated from the coding sequence ATGCCGGCGGTCCCCACGCCGGCCACCGACATCTGGTACGAGGACGAAGAGCACGGGGCCGTGGTCGTCATGCGGCACGGCCTCCAGTGGCAGCTCAACCACTCGGCGGCGGCGCTCTGGTCGGCCCTCGGAAAGCCCGTGCGGGAGATCGTCGCCGAGATGCAGGCGGCCTTCCCGGACGCGGACCCGGACGAGGTCGCCTTCTGGTCGGTGGCCTTCCTCGTCGAGGCGGCCCGGAACGGCCTGGTGGACTTCGAGGTCCGGTGA